Part of the Niallia alba genome is shown below.
CCCTCTTATGTTTATTTGATTATTCTGACAATAAAAAGAAAATAACTCTAAATGTTGAAAGAGTTTTACAAAATAAATTTTATTAATTTGACTAGTCAGACTATTCAAATCATTTTTATATTGCGAAATTAATCATAACGAACTAGACAAAAATAATCAATACCCGACAAACCTCAATAAAATGTTACATTTTCTGACGCTAAAAGGAATGAATTTTGAATATTTTTTAACAATTCTGTTAAATATGAAATAATTATTTTTTACTTGTCAGAATTTTTACCAAAATAAAAAATAATTTTTTCATAAAATAGCAGTTTCCAATGATCAATCGTTAATCTAGAAATATTTGTTATTAGCACAAGTTATATTTTCTAACATACCAGAAGCTTATTTTCCAAAAAATTCATCTGCAAATTTTTAAAAATTTTTTTATATAACTCATTTTTTTCTTATTATAGGGAATAAACAGTACTAATAAGACATAGAAAGGAGTACTACGAATGAAAAAAATTCTATTCTTTTCACTCTTCACCTTTTCTCTTATAGCAAGTGGCTGTTCCAATGGTTCAACAGACAGTCAACCTGATTCACCGACAGAGGAAAAAGCAAATGCTGCTGGACAAGCTAATACGGAAACTGATCAGACTACTGAGGAACCCCCTTCAACCGATGAACAGATTAAAGAAATTCGATCTATGCTTAAGATGAAAGATAATAAATTACCGACGAAATTTCCTATAACAGATTCTGAATATATTGCAGCTAAAATTAATGAAAATGAAACAGATGGATATTCTATTTCGTTCTATCAGACGCAAGAAGCTGTCTCTATCAATGATGAGTCTTTAGCTACAAATGACAATCTGATTGCGACTTTTAAAGCTGAAACATTCGATGATGAAAACAAACAAAAGGAACTTTTCCCTGAAGTTTCATTAGACTCTGTACCGGATGACATGAAGGTAGATTTAGGGCATCAAATTACCGGAATGAGGGAAGGAGCAGCTGGAAGTTCGTATTTAGTTTGGAAAGAAGGACGTTGGGTGTTACAAATTAAATCGATTTCTGAAGATCAATTAGATTCTGTTGATATTGCAAGAAAGATGGTGGACTATTTAGAGGAGAATGCCCTCCCAGTACCTAAAGAAAATGGACGAGTGGAAGTAAACTATCCAAAAAATGCGGAGGAAGTAGAGATAACGGCGAGATGGGAAGAAGGAAATGTTGTCTATACATTAGAAACTGCAGAAGTGCCGATAAATGCTTTAATGATGACTGTCTCAACAGAATGAGTCATAACTGGAAAATCATGATACTTTGAGAATATTGGTTAAATCCACTTGGATTGCAGCCAAACTTCTATATAAAAAAGAGTTGTTGGAAAAGTAGTAACTCTCTCTTCTCCAATAACTCTTTTTTCTATACTATTCTTTCATAAGAATACTGACTTGAGAATACATTTTCTCTTCATATGGAGCGAGCGATGTTCCAACTACAAGCTACGTATTCAAAACTATAAACACACCTAATGGAATTTAGACCCGTACTTTCATCACTGAACAATCATCACATTGGATCATACTTTTAATTAGTTCTTTGTTCTTCTCTTCGAATAGTTCATTATGGGATGATACCATCGCGCTATTGCTTGCGTCTGGCTGGATAAATAATTTCGCCTTATTAACTGCATTTGCGGCATCTTGGAAAGCTCCTGCAATTAAATGAACTTTTCCTTCATGCTTTAGAATATCTCCTGCGGCAAATATTCCAGGTACAGATGTCTCACTGTTAACATTGCCTGCTATGTAAAAATCCTCAAGCATCTCAATTTTCAATTTACTATTCTTTAATAAGGAAGAATCCATTTCATAGCCATGGTTGATGACTACTTCATCTACTTTCAAAGTAGTCATTTCCTCCATTTTTGTATTCGTTAATTCAACCGAATCAATACAATTATGGCTTTCGTTGGCAATCAATTTCGTGATAGAGGTATGGAATAAGCAATCTACGTTACTTTCTAACAGTTCTCTTGCTTTTGCCTCGTGACCTGCAAGGGTATCTTTTCTACATGTTAAATACACTTTCTTTGCGATTGGCTCTAGTTCGAGTGCCCAGTCAACTGCTGAATTTCCACCACCAGAAAGAACGACAACCTTATCTCTAAAGTGCATTAAAGATTTTACTGTATAATTTAAGTTTGATACCTCAAATCTTTCTGCACCTTCTATTTTTAATTTTTGTGGAGTAACGATTCCACTTCCTACTGCAACAATGACTGTTTTAGAATAATGGATTTCTCCTGAATCTGTTTCTAATAAGAATATCCCTTCCTCATTTTTAGAAATAGAATGGATCTTCGTATTTGTTACTACTTCTGGTTTAAAAGTTAAACCTTGCTGGACAAGCTGCTCTCTTAACTTCTCACCTGGCATTGGAGTGATGCCGCCAACATCCCAGATCATTTTCTCTGGATATAAATGCAGCTTTCCACCTAGCTGTGGCAAAAATTCAATAATTTTTGTTTTCATTTCTCTTAGCCCACTATAAAAAGCAGAATATAAGCCTGCTGGTCCGCCGCCAATTATCGTCACATCGAATAATTCTGTATGATCCATTAACCCGCTCACTCCTATTATTAAAGTTTTGTACTATCTATATATGATTACATCATTCTATTTATTAGTTAAATTGATTATCATTCTCAGTTACATACTACCTCTTTTTTTGAATTTTATCAATCCTATAAAGAAAACTTTTAAAGATGGTGGGCGAGAAATAGAAAAAGCTCATTTTGTCTATGTAAAGGATAGAATTAAGAGTTATTTAGTGGATTAGGTAGTATTTTTAAGCATACCGCCTATTTAGTTTAATCAGAAAAAACTTTATGAACGATATGAACTGTATATGCTTTATTATCATGTTTGCCCTTTATAAGAAATGTTTTATATAATTATTGTAGCTCTACAGGAGAAGGATATGGATAAATCCCATTACCATACTGGGAGTAATACAAAGCAAGTAATACTTTACAAAACCATTCTAACCAAAGTTCCACCTTAAGTATTGCCATTATACTCGCTTAATTCCTACTATTCCTCTAAAAATAATCAACTTTATTTTCTATTTCCATTTTATTTATCCATATCCTAAAAAATCTCCCAGATAAAACTTTAAGGAGAAGTGATGAATGTATAAAATCGAAGTCAAAAATCTTACAAAAATATTTGGAGGAAACCCAAAGGAAGGACTAAAAAGACTCCAAGCTGGCGAAGAAAAAACGAAAATACTTAAAGAAACAGGAATGACAATTGGGGTAGATAATGCCTCCTTTCATGTAAAACAAGGAGAATTCTTTGTCATTATGGGTTTATCCGGCAGTGGGAAATCTACACTTATTCGCCTAGTTAACCGACTAATCGAACCAACTTCTGGTGAAGTATTAATTGATGGAAAAAATATAACCAGCATGAATAAAAAAGAGCTTATCGATATCCGACGGAAAAAACTTAGTATGGTTTTTCAGAATTTTGCATTATTTCCAAATCGAACAGTTCAAGAAAACGTGGAATACGGTTTAGAAATTCAAGGTCATCCTAAGAACGATCGGGCAAAAAAAGCTACAAAAGCTATCCATGATGTTGGTTTAAAAGGGTATGAAGCAAGTTATCCTAATCAACTTAGTGGCGGTATGCAGCAACGCGTAGGTCTTGCTAGAGCATTAGCCAATGATAGCGATATCCTGTTAATGGATGAAGCATTTAGTGCGTTAGATCCGCTTATTCGGAAAGAAATGCAGGATGAGCTCATCCGTTTACAAAACAAGCTAGGCAAAACGATTATCTTTATCACCCATGACTTAGATGAAGCACTTAAGTTAGGTGATCGAATTGCAATTATGAAAAATGGTTCCATTGTACAATTAGGTACAGCGGAAGAAATACTAGAAAAGCCTGCGAATGATTATGTTTCTAGTTTTGTTGAAGATGTAGATCGTTCCAAGGTATTAGTGGCAGGTCATATTATGAAACAACCAGATTTAATTACTACTTGGAAGGATGGCCCGAGAGTAGCGGTAAGGAAAATGGAGGAAGCTGGTCTATCAAGTATCTTTGTCGTAGATAAGGATAAACAACTTAAAGGTATCCTGACCATTGATGCTGCCATTAATGCGTTCAAAGAAAATAAATGGGTTGAGGATGTATTAGAGCATGACTTCCATTCAACCACATACGATACACCATTAAATGATTTAATTGGCGTTGCAGCAGAATCAAAATTCCCCATTGCAGTCACAGAAAATAATAGATTGCTAGGAATCATCGTTCGAGTCTCTATATTGTCTGGACTTATTCTTGGAAAAGAACAAAAGGAGGCTATCGTATGAATTATTTCTTCTTTCCACTAGAAGATTGGACAAATCAATTTGTAGACAATTGGCTATTGCCAGTCTTAGGTGACTTTTTCAACTCCTTTAGCGGAGTGTTAAGCATATTTATTAATGCTGTCACTAATTTATTTACCTTTATTCCTGCTGAAATAATCGCAATCCTCTTAGCACTATTAGCATGGCGCCTTGCCGGAAGAGGAATCGCAATTTTTACAATTATTGGTGCACTTTACTTAGGTTCAGTAGGTTTATGGACAGGTGCTATGCAAACATTAGCTATTGTTATCGTAGCAACCTTTTTCTCAATCGTTGTTGGTATCCCATTGGGAATATTTACAGCTAAAAATCGAACATTGGATCATATTGTTAGACCAATTCTCGATTTCATGCAAACATTACCAAGCTTTGTCTATTTAATCCCTGCTATTCTACTCTTTGGTCTAGGAGAAGTACCAGCAGTTATCTCTACTTTCGTTTTTGCTACTCCACCTGCAGTACGCATGACGAGTTTAGCTATTAAACAAGTTCCTGCTGATATTGTGGAAGCTGCTAAGGCTTTCGGTTCTACTTCTTGGCAGTTACTTGTTAAGGTTCAGCTTCCAAATGCCATTCCAACTATTATGGCAGGAATTAACCAAACGATTATGTTGGCATTATCAATGGCAGTTATCGCCTCGATGATTGGCTCACCTGGATTAGGAAGTACTGTTTTATCCGGTATTTCTAGTGTAAATGTTGGATTAGGCCTTACTGGTGGATTAGGTATTGTTGTCCTTGCGATTATACTGGATCGAATTACACAAGGATTAGGAAAAAAAGCATAAAAAAACGATACTATTTTACAAAAGAAAGGAAGTATAAATTTTATGAAAAAATGGAAATTTAGCTTTTTACTGTTATTACTATTTACCCTTTTAGTTGGATGTTCTTCTCAAACGCAAAATACTGGTGGAAATGGGACGAACAATAGCGAAACGATCACATTTGGAGTGACTCCTTGGACTAGTACAGTTCCTCCAACAAAAGTAGCTAAACTTTTATTAGAAGATATGGGCTATACAGTGGAAGAGAAAAATGCAGATGCTGGTGGCGTTTATACTGGCCTTTCTCGAGGTGATTTAGATGTATTTATGGATTCTTGGTTACCTGATATGCATGCAAATTATATGAATCGATACAAAAGTCAAATTGAAGATGTAGCAGTCAGCTATACAGAAGGGGAGCTTGGATGGGTTATTCCGTCTAATGTGGAAGGCATTGATAGCATTGAAGATCTGAAAGGAAAAGAGGATCTTTTCGGTGGAAAAGTATATGGTATTGAAGAAGGGGCAGGAATGACTATTACTTCAAAAGAAATGATTGAAGAATATGGGTTAGACTTAGAATATGTTGCTTCTAGTGAAGGTGGTATGTTAGCGCAAGCGTCTAAGCTTATGAAAAGCGGTGATCCCGTTCTTTTCCTCGGATGGCGTCCACATCCAATGTTTGTTGATTATGATTTAAAGGTATTAGAAGATCCAAAAGGTTTCTTTAAAACATCTGAAGTTCATGTCGTTGCAAATAATAGTTTGAAAGAAGAAGCACCTGAAGTACACGAATTTTTAAGTAATTGGAGCATGCCTGTTGAAGATATTGAAGAAATGATTGTGAAGATTGACAATGGGGCAGATGAGGAAGAAGTTGCGCAGGAATGGATTGATAATAATCAAGATTTAGTTAATGCGATGTTAGGGAAATAAAGAAAAAACGAGTTACTTAAAAATAACAAGTTTAGTTTTAAAGTACAAAATTCACTATTTAAAAGAGGTGCAAATTAGCACCTCTTTTGTATTTATATTAAGAGGCTGGGACATAAGTATTCCAGCCAAGGATAATTCCGAACAATTATACGAAGATGCTAATGAATGTTCCGTATAATTGTTCGGGCTTTTATTTGTTTTTCAAAGGATGTTTCCATGAAGTTTGGTGCGATTCCCCGCAGCCGGAATACACTTCGCTTTCCATGGGGCTCGCGCTGAGCCGCTTCGGCCTGTGGCCTGCAGGGTCTCAGACTGTCTCGCTAATCCCATAGGAGTCTTCGTGTATTCCGGCTGCTCTGTTTTTCCAACTAATTATATTTCCTCTTGTAAAAAGTATGCGAAAGCAGCCGCTATTTACTAGCTATATTAGAAATTGTTCGTCTTTACAGAGTATCTATTTAGTTATGTCCCATCCTCGTATTTATATTAAGCTATTGATAACTGCAGTTTAAAGTGATGGTTTCTTAAAGTACTTCCATTATTTTGGATAAAATAAAAATGGAATTTGTTACTTCAAATTCTCCGCTATTTAAGGAATGATTTGTATTTGGGATAACATCAATCTTTAAATTCGAGTTACTTAATTGGTCAATTTGATTTGAATTGAAACCCACCTCTTATTTAAGAAGTTTGTCTAAAGTCCGAATTGGATGCCTTATACGAATTAGGCAAATCAATAACTATCTAGCCCCTCATAATGGAAGTATGCGAAATCGGCGTGGGTGGCTGCTTTTTTGTCCATATCGTGGACAGCTATTCCGATGAAGTTTCCAGTAAATCCTCCTGCTAAAAATAGGAGGTCTTGAGTGCTGACTATTTCTTGCCAAGGTTCTTCTTCATCTGATCGGAAGCAAAAGTTTCCTGTAGCTCCATTTCCAATGACCTTTAGTTGTATTTCTTTCCTAGTAATAGGTATTATCGTTGGGTCTAGTTGAAACAGTCCACTTTCACAACGCATGAACCGAAGAACACGCCCCTTCTCTTCCTCATATGTTACGTAAACATATAGATAATTGCTATCGTTTAAATAAAGCATAAGCCCAGCCATTTGATTAAAAGTTGTAGGATGGAATTCCACTTTTGTTTCTACCTGAAAGTGAAAGTCTTTTTGACGAATGGCTAGAATATGATGCTCAAACAAGGACTGAACGGAATCGCCTGAAACCATGCGCAAATAACCGTTTCTACTTGTTAAATCACACCAAGAATCATCCGCTAAAATGCGTAAAGTATTCCATTCTTTTTTTAAAGGTCCTGTAAAATCATCTTCGAAATCAGTAGCCTTTTTGAAGACTACCTGTTCACTCGTAACAATTTCAGTCAAAAGACTGGGACCTTTTTCCCCTGAGGCAAGACGAAGCCAGCCATCCTCTGTCCAATAAACCTCTTCTATCGCCGTTTCTCTTCCTAATATGGCAGCTTTTTTTTGCAATGGCCTTGTGCATAAATAAACCATATACCAATTCCCAAACGGTGTCTGCACAATGCTTCCATGTCCTGAGCATTGGAGTAATGATTCGGGTTTATCGCTTGCAGTAAGCATAGGGTAGTCAGGATCTAATTCATAAGGACCCGTTATTGCTTTTGATCGACAAACAGTAACAGAATGTCCCTTTCCAGTCCCTCCTTCTGCGGTTATTAAATAGTAATAATCTTTATAATAATACAAATGAGGAGCTTCCGTTTTAGCTAATTCTGTGCCATCAAATATTTTATAAACTGGACCGATTAATGTTTGATTCTTTGTGTCAAATTCTTGCATGACAATACCTGCTGATTTATTTCCTGTTGTCATTCGATAATCCCATATTTCGTTTAACAGCCATTTGCGTCCATCTTTATCATGAAATAAGG
Proteins encoded:
- a CDS encoding glycoside hydrolase family 43 protein, which encodes MPIKNPILRGFNPDPNILRLGDTYYIAVSSFEWLPGVRIYQSKDLIHWEHQTDVITNQVDLRGNPQNGSIWAPQISYSDGLFYLIYTDVKSTKRPFKDCHNYLITAPNITGAWSSPVYLNSSGFDPSLFHDKDGRKWLLNEIWDYRMTTGNKSAGIVMQEFDTKNQTLIGPVYKIFDGTELAKTEAPHLYYYKDYYYLITAEGGTGKGHSVTVCRSKAITGPYELDPDYPMLTASDKPESLLQCSGHGSIVQTPFGNWYMVYLCTRPLQKKAAILGRETAIEEVYWTEDGWLRLASGEKGPSLLTEIVTSEQVVFKKATDFEDDFTGPLKKEWNTLRILADDSWCDLTSRNGYLRMVSGDSVQSLFEHHILAIRQKDFHFQVETKVEFHPTTFNQMAGLMLYLNDSNYLYVYVTYEEEKGRVLRFMRCESGLFQLDPTIIPITRKEIQLKVIGNGATGNFCFRSDEEEPWQEIVSTQDLLFLAGGFTGNFIGIAVHDMDKKAATHADFAYFHYEGLDSY
- a CDS encoding ABC transporter permease, whose amino-acid sequence is MNYFFFPLEDWTNQFVDNWLLPVLGDFFNSFSGVLSIFINAVTNLFTFIPAEIIAILLALLAWRLAGRGIAIFTIIGALYLGSVGLWTGAMQTLAIVIVATFFSIVVGIPLGIFTAKNRTLDHIVRPILDFMQTLPSFVYLIPAILLFGLGEVPAVISTFVFATPPAVRMTSLAIKQVPADIVEAAKAFGSTSWQLLVKVQLPNAIPTIMAGINQTIMLALSMAVIASMIGSPGLGSTVLSGISSVNVGLGLTGGLGIVVLAIILDRITQGLGKKA
- a CDS encoding quaternary amine ABC transporter ATP-binding protein, producing MYKIEVKNLTKIFGGNPKEGLKRLQAGEEKTKILKETGMTIGVDNASFHVKQGEFFVIMGLSGSGKSTLIRLVNRLIEPTSGEVLIDGKNITSMNKKELIDIRRKKLSMVFQNFALFPNRTVQENVEYGLEIQGHPKNDRAKKATKAIHDVGLKGYEASYPNQLSGGMQQRVGLARALANDSDILLMDEAFSALDPLIRKEMQDELIRLQNKLGKTIIFITHDLDEALKLGDRIAIMKNGSIVQLGTAEEILEKPANDYVSSFVEDVDRSKVLVAGHIMKQPDLITTWKDGPRVAVRKMEEAGLSSIFVVDKDKQLKGILTIDAAINAFKENKWVEDVLEHDFHSTTYDTPLNDLIGVAAESKFPIAVTENNRLLGIIVRVSILSGLILGKEQKEAIV
- a CDS encoding NAD(P)/FAD-dependent oxidoreductase, with protein sequence MDHTELFDVTIIGGGPAGLYSAFYSGLREMKTKIIEFLPQLGGKLHLYPEKMIWDVGGITPMPGEKLREQLVQQGLTFKPEVVTNTKIHSISKNEEGIFLLETDSGEIHYSKTVIVAVGSGIVTPQKLKIEGAERFEVSNLNYTVKSLMHFRDKVVVLSGGGNSAVDWALELEPIAKKVYLTCRKDTLAGHEAKARELLESNVDCLFHTSITKLIANESHNCIDSVELTNTKMEEMTTLKVDEVVINHGYEMDSSLLKNSKLKIEMLEDFYIAGNVNSETSVPGIFAAGDILKHEGKVHLIAGAFQDAANAVNKAKLFIQPDASNSAMVSSHNELFEEKNKELIKSMIQCDDCSVMKVRV
- a CDS encoding glycine betaine ABC transporter substrate-binding protein; amino-acid sequence: MKKWKFSFLLLLLFTLLVGCSSQTQNTGGNGTNNSETITFGVTPWTSTVPPTKVAKLLLEDMGYTVEEKNADAGGVYTGLSRGDLDVFMDSWLPDMHANYMNRYKSQIEDVAVSYTEGELGWVIPSNVEGIDSIEDLKGKEDLFGGKVYGIEEGAGMTITSKEMIEEYGLDLEYVASSEGGMLAQASKLMKSGDPVLFLGWRPHPMFVDYDLKVLEDPKGFFKTSEVHVVANNSLKEEAPEVHEFLSNWSMPVEDIEEMIVKIDNGADEEEVAQEWIDNNQDLVNAMLGK